The Tamandua tetradactyla isolate mTamTet1 chromosome 18, mTamTet1.pri, whole genome shotgun sequence genome contains a region encoding:
- the LOC143661995 gene encoding uncharacterized protein LOC143661995: MAAGSCGIGDGGVNLFLSDSDRDDDEVDEEQSQGDGHKYDHRIVVNAAKREKETCYSQNICRHWNRTQVSDMAGKNSATERPSHRLRFPVEEPGIPALFLSKGLMC; encoded by the exons atggcggctggaAGTTGTGGCATTGGTGACGGCGGCGTGAATCTTTTCCTCAGCGATTCGGACCGGGACGACGACGAGGTCGACGAGGAG CAATCCCAGGGTGATGGTCATAAATATGACCATCGCATCGTTGTCAATGctgcaaaaagagaaaaggaaacatgTTACAGTCAGAACATAT gcaggcactggaaccgaacccaggtctccgacatggcagggaagaattctgccactgagcgacCATCGCACCGCCTAAGATTCCCAGTGGAGGAGCCAGGGatccctgctttatttttgaGTAAAGGGCTAATGTGCTAA